One Bacteroidales bacterium genomic window, TCAACCTGAAATTCGATATTTTCAAGGGTCATGTTCCCAATTCGCAATGTTTTGGATGTAAATATTGACCTGTTGGCAATTGAACCATCCCGGAATATTTTCTCAGTATCTCCCTGGAAGTCTGCACGCGAAATGGCGCCATCCTTCAGCAATCTCAGTGCACTTCCCAGTGAAATGGTCGGCCTGATAGCACGTGGGTCGTAATTAAAAATGAAGGTTATCCCATTGAGAATGCAGTCGGCTTCAATGGCTCCTGATGAAGAAAGACGGTATTTAATAATTTTTTCCATCGGTTCAGTGACAATTTCAACCGTAGCGGTTTCCAATTCGGTGCGAATTCTGGGTTTGGGGACGAAATCATTACTTAAGATCGAAAACTCAGTTCTCCGGTTCATCTGATGGGCTGCTTCTTTCATATTGTTGTCCGTCAGGGAATCAATATAAGATTCGGACAGCACAGTTCCTGAAGAGAAGGTGTACCCTTCACGGGTTGTTTCTTTAACTAAACTTCGGGGAACGCGTTCTCCATATCCTTTGGCAATCAGCCTGTCGGGGTCAATCCCACGTTCGATCAGATAATTAACGACCGACTCGGCTCTTCGTTGCGACAGGATGTCGTTCGACTCCACCGTTCCCCTGTTATCAGTATGGGCGGCCAACTCAATGATGAGTGTTTCGTTGGCATCCAACGTTCTGATCAGGCCCTGGAGCGAATCCTGGAACTGTGGTTTTAAATCCCATTTTGCGAGGTCATAAAGGATTTCCGGCAAGAGAATGGGTTCAGCAGGAATGGGTTCAAGCCTGAAGTTCATCTCGAAATCTTTGCTGGCATCAACACCGAGTGTTGTCTCCATGGCCTTGTCGGTGAAATATTTGGGTTTTTCTACAATGATTTCAAAAGAAATATTGGGCTTTACCTGATCATTGATGAATTCATAATATCCGACAGCATTTGATTTTACCGAGACGGTTGTGCCATCAGAACTGACAAGGCTGATCAGCGCATCTTCGATGGGCTCAGATGTATTATTGTCGAGAATTTTTCCACGAACATTGTAAATAATCGGTGGATTGATAAAGTAGTAAATATCGTCACCACCGCGCCCTCCGCGTCGGTTTGAGGAGAAGTAGCCTTCATTGTTACCGTCAGGGTGCCAACAAATTCCAAAATCGTCGAAATGGGTATTGATTGGCGGCTTTAGATTAATGGGTTCGCTCCAGGATCCATCCTCCAGTTTGACAGATCTGAAAATATCAAGGCCTCCCATTCCCGGGTGACCGTCAGAAGCAAAATAAAGCACAGAGTCACCTCTAAGGAAAGGGAAAAGTTCATC contains:
- a CDS encoding OmpA family protein, whose protein sequence is MSTAILKMKPSFSLLFLTLILFLWTSPADAQSRRTQAADDDFENMRYSLAIPKYKKAYARSKRNKGERNRITYQMGECYRLTSQVKRAEAQYKRLVRTNYDRVEPLVLLRLADMQRANGNYEEALVNYETYLERVTDDPLGLSGAQSCKLAIEWDKNPSNFSIQSLRRLNSREDDFSPAYSDPTGRVIIFTTSRDGVVGKKSDLWTGLNFTDLFTARQDSKGNWSQPVSIDETEAINSEANEGQAAFNENFSKMYFTRCGQDNVTINGCQIFITQKQGRGWSEPEQLELGGDSTSVFGHPAINPAETMLVFASTKKGGAGGRDLWISTRQSAKEKFTAPRNMGELINTKGDELFPFLRGDSVLYFASDGHPGMGGLDIFRSVKLEDGSWSEPINLKPPINTHFDDFGICWHPDGNNEGYFSSNRRGGRGGDDIYYFINPPIIYNVRGKILDNNTSEPIEDALISLVSSDGTTVSVKSNAVGYYEFINDQVKPNISFEIIVEKPKYFTDKAMETTLGVDASKDFEMNFRLEPIPAEPILLPEILYDLAKWDLKPQFQDSLQGLIRTLDANETLIIELAAHTDNRGTVESNDILSQRRAESVVNYLIERGIDPDRLIAKGYGERVPRSLVKETTREGYTFSSGTVLSESYIDSLTDNNMKEAAHQMNRRTEFSILSNDFVPKPRIRTELETATVEIVTEPMEKIIKYRLSSSGAIEADCILNGITFIFNYDPRAIRPTISLGSALRLLKDGAISRADFQGDTEKIFRDGSIANRSIFTSKTLRIGNMTLENIEFQV